One segment of Trachemys scripta elegans isolate TJP31775 chromosome 1, CAS_Tse_1.0, whole genome shotgun sequence DNA contains the following:
- the LOC117885691 gene encoding uncharacterized protein LOC117885691, with translation MAWRDTAADITLVKASLVRKEDYLPGEDVTVVALSKYFVRVPLAKIHLKWKGLEGTMVVGVKDIIPKDIMIGNDIQAMVSQVNTNQAQERIDPKVVPMEGFSKSLSLESSCLAVNEVSECLSNVSEVNLELDQAKGEENKEILDEPRQSGELMALSSQQFGKARRVENECPYTLSVSCAKNSDSEGNVPVSVRGVDLPMEEATPVSKQLSVNSPVCWDKGNEIPNCMSSKEKCVSNSFLSVEQTEGAFRPVMVESNLAVSELVLDSTKAQEGNGPKFASAGENGTVTRLHPVSVLAKSQRPDNSGACILLVAHVWLEKGVITLSDQGDTLARAQGEQKGNLVVVPTDSLTTCSKKEKIPKLVCGKEKGNISNLLSRKSMGLPERGLCRDLPDGPKVVLNASKTQTESVVAQESVPLEQALGEEGKGRISVKGELLLRKALGERNPHGNRCKQFPATEGCESDLIKEVSVPSSQKLSVVNGSTDFPLKRSSVGSFENVSEEVKVVKELRQPYNQVAVWGKLVGETMVLEQECLHSDSLNEQFVLQGLRTDLVTDVSEQSSFMAKCLRMRGRASKLSPADSLDLCGISLRQSLALEMIAVRNMKTGGLALVWGSANYLPGWEREDLLIAVSTEGPPISQ, from the exons ATGGCATGGAGGGACACTGCAGCAGATATTACTCTGGTTAAAGCAAGTCTTGTCAGGAAGGAAGATTATTTGCCAGGTGAAGATGTAACTGTTGTAGCCTTATCTAAGTATTTTGTCAGGGTGCCTTTAGCTAAAATCCACCTGAAATGGAAGGGTTTGGAGGGCACCATGGTTGTGGGAGTAAAAGACATaatccctaag gatATTATGATTGGAAATGATATTCAAGCTATGGTCAGTCAAGTTAATACAAACCAGGCACAAGAGAGGATTGATCCTAAGGTTGTGCCTATGGAGGGTTTCTCCAAAAGTTTGTCTTTGGAAAGTAGCTGTTTGGCtgtgaatgaagtttctgaatgtctaTCTAATGTCTCAGAAGTAAATCTGGAATTAGATCAAGCGAAGGGAGAGGAGAACAAGGAGATTTTGGATGAGCCTAGGCAGTCTGGTGAGCTGATGGCTTtatctagtcagcagtttgggaaggcaaggaGAGTGGAAAATGAGTGTCCCTATACCTTATCTGTTTCCTGTGCGAAGAATagtgacagtgaaggaaatgtgcctgtgtctgtcaggggtgttgacttgcctatggaggaagctaccccagtctccaagcagttgtctgtgaacagcccggtttgctgggacaagggaaatgaaaTCCCAAACTGTATGTCTAGTAAAGAAAAATGTGTCTCCAACTCTTTTttgtctgtggagcagacagaaggtgcCTTTCGGCCTGTGATGGTTGAGAGTAATTTAGCTGTCTCAGAGTTGGTTCTGGattcaactaaagcccaggaagggaatggtcctaagtttgcatctgctggggagaatggcaccgtaactaggttgcatccagttagtgtcttagcaaaatcccagagaccaGACAATTCTGGTGCTTGTATTTTGCTTGTTGCTCATGTGTGGTTGGAGAAGGGTGTTATAACTCTGTCTGATCAGGGTGATAccctagccagggcacaaggagagcAGAAAGGTAATTTGGTTGTGGTACCTACGGACAGTTTAACAActtgtagcaaaaaggaaaaaattcctaagctTGTGTGTGGCAAAGAGAAGGGAAATATTTCTAACCTTTTATCTAGGAAGTCTATGGGtttgcctgaaaggggattgtgtagaGATCTGCCTGATGGGCCAAAGGTGGTCCTGAATGCAAGTAAGACCCAGACAGagtctgttgttgctcaggaaagtgttcctttagaacaagccctaggtgaagagggtaagggcagaatttctgtgaaGGGTGAATTGCTGCTTAGAAAAGCTCTTGGAGAAAGGAATCCTCATGGTAATCGGTGCAAGCAGTTCCctgcaactgaagggtgtgagagtgatttaatcaaggaagtttcagttcctaGCAGCCAAAAATTGTCTGTTGtgaatggatccactgactttcctttGAAAAGATCCAGTGTGGGTAGCTTTGAGAATGTCTCAGAGGAAGTAAAAGTTGTTAAGGAATTGAGGCAGCCCTATAACCAAGTGGCTGTGTGGGGCAAACTTGTTGGGGAGACAATGGTGTTGGAACAGGAATGTCTCCATTCTGATTCTTTAAATGAGCAGTTTGTGCTTCAGGGTTTGAGGACAGATTTGGTTACTGATGtgtcagagcagagcagttttatGGCTAAATGCTTGAGGATgcgggggagagcaagcaaactctcacccgcagactctttggatttgtgtggtatctctttaagacagagtctaGCCTTGGAAATGATAGCAGTTAGGAATATGAAAACTGGTGGACTGGCTCTGGTCTGGGGTAGTGCAAATTACTTGCCTGGCTGGGAAAGGGAGGACTTGCTAATAGCTGTTAGCACAGAGGGCCCCCCCATCAGCCAGTGA